A single region of the Saprospiraceae bacterium genome encodes:
- a CDS encoding DUF6157 family protein encodes MHTTNYYNTFIAIAEDCPTATGDMPPLKGDKKTVANLQFEMLYDNPYRFTSDEVLFAVFAQRKEFTKEELAEQRAHYFSKGQPCFRASPLTKQYGWGVHSNAEGKIAMFGAETETYKKFVADESVKKVKAMRLKKTIKKQKNV; translated from the coding sequence ATGCACACAACCAATTACTACAATACCTTTATAGCAATAGCCGAAGATTGCCCAACTGCAACAGGGGATATGCCTCCCTTGAAGGGCGACAAAAAAACGGTAGCCAACCTACAGTTTGAAATGCTTTATGACAACCCTTATAGATTTACTTCGGATGAAGTACTGTTTGCTGTTTTTGCCCAAAGGAAGGAGTTTACAAAAGAAGAATTAGCAGAACAAAGAGCGCATTACTTCTCCAAAGGACAGCCTTGTTTTCGAGCCTCTCCCTTGACTAAACAATATGGCTGGGGAGTACATAGCAATGCCGAAGGCAAAATAGCTATGTTTGGTGCCGAAACAGAAACATATAAAAAGTTTGTAGCGGACGAATCCGTTAAGAAAGTAAAGGCTATGAGGTTGAAAAAGACGATTAAAAAACAAAAAAATGTATAA
- a CDS encoding glycosyltransferase produces MAHIICITTGLTGILHASFEVVTRLEAAGHRVTYACPQDVGVQVRAQGFTYVQLPAVVFEPAPALPAFSGALAPIRRMWAKIATAQKRRKAAIEALGMDEFERFLKEYAPDLLLLDDELHDHIITAVAREVPVALLSQWFASREHPGLPPISSNIVPGRGWRGQPFALKVRWKWTKLRLWQDIQKEKFFSLYTDRRSVLRAYAKSIGFPMHLLESYSWPPPFTYDHLPILRMTAWGLEFPHTPPPATTYVGPMVFAERKDTKGDLKIGAAIDQLLAEKRAAGRPLIYCSVSTMNAGDEAFLQRLIQAVAGNPDWMMILGLGGLLESDFLKTLPSNVYAFAWVPQLQVLKAADCSINHGGIHTINECIHFRVPMLIYSGKKFDQNGNAARVAYHQVGIAADKDTDEVAMIRQGITQLLTDPSFREKMDGLHEQYQANKPIFAQTVEHLLGVGRSFK; encoded by the coding sequence GTGGCTCATATCATCTGTATCACAACCGGATTAACCGGGATACTACACGCTAGTTTTGAAGTAGTCACCCGACTGGAGGCCGCAGGCCACCGGGTCACCTATGCCTGCCCACAGGACGTTGGCGTGCAAGTAAGGGCCCAAGGATTCACCTACGTTCAATTGCCAGCCGTTGTCTTTGAGCCAGCACCAGCCCTTCCAGCTTTTAGTGGTGCACTAGCACCGATCCGCCGGATGTGGGCTAAGATCGCTACGGCACAAAAGCGCCGGAAGGCTGCTATCGAAGCCCTTGGTATGGATGAATTTGAACGTTTTCTTAAGGAATATGCCCCAGACTTGCTGTTGCTAGACGACGAGCTCCATGACCATATCATCACAGCCGTGGCACGTGAGGTTCCGGTCGCCCTCTTAAGCCAATGGTTCGCTAGTCGGGAACATCCTGGGCTTCCGCCTATCTCTAGCAATATTGTCCCGGGAAGAGGCTGGCGGGGACAACCTTTTGCCTTGAAAGTAAGATGGAAATGGACAAAGCTTCGCTTGTGGCAAGACATTCAAAAAGAAAAATTTTTCAGTTTATATACCGATCGGCGTTCTGTGTTGCGGGCTTATGCCAAAAGCATTGGATTCCCCATGCATCTGCTCGAATCATACAGCTGGCCCCCTCCTTTCACCTATGATCATTTGCCCATCTTGAGGATGACGGCTTGGGGCCTGGAATTTCCGCACACACCGCCACCAGCGACGACTTATGTTGGCCCGATGGTTTTTGCAGAAAGGAAAGATACCAAGGGCGATCTCAAGATTGGCGCTGCCATAGACCAACTGCTGGCAGAAAAGCGGGCTGCTGGGCGCCCCTTGATCTATTGCTCAGTCAGCACCATGAACGCCGGCGACGAGGCTTTCCTGCAACGCTTAATTCAGGCCGTGGCAGGAAACCCGGATTGGATGATGATTTTGGGCTTAGGTGGATTACTAGAAAGTGATTTTCTAAAAACGCTACCCTCTAATGTTTACGCCTTTGCCTGGGTGCCGCAATTGCAAGTGCTAAAAGCCGCTGATTGCTCCATCAACCACGGTGGAATTCATACCATCAATGAGTGCATTCATTTTCGGGTTCCCATGCTCATTTATTCCGGAAAAAAGTTCGACCAGAATGGCAATGCCGCCAGGGTTGCTTACCATCAGGTGGGCATCGCAGCAGACAAGGACACCGATGAGGTTGCCATGATTCGCCAAGGCATAACACAATTATTAACAGATCCCTCTTTTCGGGAAAAGATGGATGGATTGCATGAGCAGTATCAAGCGAACAAACCTATCTTTGCACAAACGGTGGAACATTTGTTAGGTGTAGGGCGGTCTTTTAAATAA
- a CDS encoding T9SS type A sorting domain-containing protein, with protein MKTYPIIPIVILLFQVNAQSQWVVKNVSTSIETIVELKFFGDRVGLAVGIDGLILKSTDAGETWNKIDSQIDGDINDVAFISEDTVFLISNKFDNGNFEFKIHESTNGGEDWAEKFSDEGALNCVQFINSNEGLASGYDGVFRTNNGGDTWNIVFSMTENDFEFGEVRRFDMVSDSVGYAVGSGASSIGNHPFIGIILKTENGGQNWQIIKEVGGILREVDFIDEELGFISNEVHTFKTTDGGITWDTLDNIEGVVDFSLLSINSIFTVNRPDAYIPGFTTTTFAISKSIDFGESWDGEFMNGAHMETVFFMSDSVGFVAGGYSIIMKTETCGGEIRGDYPWDLFVNSVDTGHLQEFKIYPNPCTNILRLDEAGRIPNGKAGYSVLSIDGEVKNRGTIYELNHGVDVSTLPGGIYFLRIENEIDGIIGIEKFIKIKED; from the coding sequence ATGAAAACGTACCCGATAATTCCAATTGTGATTTTACTCTTCCAAGTTAATGCCCAGTCACAATGGGTTGTTAAAAATGTCAGCACATCAATCGAGACCATTGTTGAATTAAAGTTCTTTGGAGATAGGGTTGGTTTAGCCGTAGGGATTGATGGCCTGATATTAAAATCCACTGATGCAGGTGAAACTTGGAATAAAATCGATTCACAGATAGATGGAGATATCAATGATGTTGCTTTCATTTCAGAAGACACCGTTTTCTTGATAAGCAATAAATTTGACAATGGGAATTTTGAGTTTAAAATTCACGAATCAACCAATGGCGGCGAAGATTGGGCAGAAAAATTCAGCGATGAAGGCGCTTTGAATTGCGTTCAATTCATAAACTCAAACGAAGGATTGGCATCAGGGTACGACGGGGTATTTAGGACGAATAACGGAGGGGATACTTGGAACATTGTTTTTAGCATGACCGAAAACGATTTCGAATTTGGAGAGGTGAGAAGGTTCGACATGGTAAGCGACTCGGTAGGATATGCCGTTGGTTCTGGAGCCAGTTCTATCGGCAACCACCCCTTTATCGGCATAATTTTAAAAACTGAAAATGGGGGACAAAACTGGCAAATAATCAAAGAAGTTGGGGGTATTCTCAGGGAAGTTGATTTCATCGACGAAGAGTTGGGTTTTATTTCAAATGAGGTACATACGTTCAAGACAACTGATGGGGGCATCACTTGGGACACCCTTGATAACATAGAGGGGGTTGTTGATTTCAGTCTTCTTTCAATCAATTCAATTTTTACGGTCAACAGACCTGACGCATACATTCCCGGATTTACAACCACCACTTTTGCTATTAGTAAATCCATCGACTTTGGAGAATCATGGGACGGGGAATTCATGAACGGCGCCCATATGGAAACAGTTTTTTTTATGAGCGACTCTGTTGGCTTTGTTGCAGGGGGGTATTCAATAATAATGAAAACGGAAACTTGTGGCGGCGAGATAAGGGGCGACTACCCTTGGGACTTGTTTGTCAATTCTGTTGATACAGGGCATTTACAGGAATTTAAAATTTACCCAAACCCATGCACCAATATTTTGAGGTTAGATGAAGCTGGAAGGATACCCAATGGCAAAGCAGGTTATTCTGTTTTAAGTATTGATGGAGAAGTGAAAAACAGAGGAACAATTTACGAGTTGAACCATGGAGTAGATGTTTCAACACTTCCCGGTGGGATATATTTCTTGCGGATAGAAAATGAAATTGACGGCATAATAGGAATAGAAAAATTTATAAAAATAAAAGAAGACTGA
- a CDS encoding DUF3124 domain-containing protein, translating to MYKIAIGFALVVGLQACQDKDLNLNDKGQNLLEANQIYTEKRDLLLRDTVYVPIYSDIYSKTKDVRFNLTATLSIRNTSLSDSIYIEDIDYYDSNGRLVRNYLEKVLLLRPMHSIEYVIEEDDTEGGTGANFIINWGATVMDVKPVFQGVMISTHGQQGISFLTEGVSISRKNL from the coding sequence ATGTATAAAATAGCAATTGGTTTTGCCTTGGTCGTCGGCTTACAAGCCTGCCAGGATAAGGACCTTAACCTAAACGACAAAGGCCAAAACCTGCTGGAAGCAAATCAGATTTATACGGAGAAGAGGGACCTCTTGTTAAGGGATACCGTATATGTTCCTATTTATTCCGATATTTATAGTAAAACCAAGGATGTAAGGTTTAATTTGACGGCAACCTTGAGCATTCGAAATACAAGTTTATCCGATTCCATTTACATTGAAGACATCGATTATTATGATTCCAACGGCAGACTTGTACGCAATTACCTGGAGAAAGTCCTTTTGTTGCGGCCAATGCATTCTATAGAATATGTGATTGAAGAAGATGATACGGAAGGCGGGACAGGGGCTAACTTTATTATCAATTGGGGGGCAACCGTCATGGACGTGAAACCGGTTTTTCAAGGGGTAATGATCTCTACACATGGACAACAGGGAATTTCCTTTTTAACGGAAGGGGTTTCAATCAGTCGAAAAAATCTTTAA
- a CDS encoding amino acid adenylation domain-containing protein, protein MKQAFESKETIVTPLDLTQSQLMMWAGQELSPNAPLYNMVLAFTLHGAIQEKHFQAAFQALVDSSDAMRLVFLVEDGLPKQHILPALPYAIEILDWSQQADALSGFNEWAEVRSQMPFDLSKIAFDTVLIKLSEEKYIWYLNQHHLVTDAWTVSVLYEKMAVWYQMAIEGRLNEATPLPAFQHYIAYEQATRHSPKQTAITQYWEEKVKQLPPPPRLYAYNGADSTSRSQRISVNLGIERSNQLRALAQEPDVRSWTTHLSLFNIFATTVFAFLYRISGQQQLALGTPAHNRPTPAFKATPGVFIEIFPMCTAITEEESFGSLLQKVRTEANSFFRYAQPGAARPELSRGFNTILNYIHAAFSDFNGIPMQSEWIHPQHCDPRHHLRIQVHDMDASGSIQLHFDLNYEVFDEAIRQLAPAHFIRLLDAFIADRSQAIMQPSLLSTSEFEQLVTGFNSANGTPVETTSVVSLFEKQVEKTPSAVAIQYEDQILSYQALNEKANQLAHYLKEQGIGSGKRVALYLKRSPELLISILGVLKSGATYIPIATEYPKERVSFMLQDAEAALLITHEKATLALDEAQIPFLDLTRQAELIATQNQHNLALVIDGESPAYIMYTSGSTGRPKGVVISHRSLGHYIHWASQEYVRSPQPAMALFTSIGFDLTVTSLFLPLTVGGRSVIYEEDSNGPDFAIFKVLEADQVDIIKLTPSHLALLKDRQFPTSRIKTMIVGGEDFKSELALAIQRSFGGQLHIYNEYGPTEATVGCIIHLFTPHKDLQISVPIGKPAPDIQVYLLDPVGNPVPQGVVGELFVAGKGLALGYWNQAQFTQERFVDNPFVPNTRMYRTGDLARLNRKQQLEYLGRSDQQVKLHGRRIELGEIESVLSQHPDIQDSVVLVRKRRGPVPPEEVCNCVKCGLPSNYPNVVFDEAGICQLCHSFEGYQQKIQRYFKTTNELQTLFAKLRLTHKGEYDCLMLLSGGKDSTYALAQLVEMGLKVLTFTLDNGYISDQAKANIRRVVNALGVDHVFGQTPAMNAIFVDSLQRYCNVCDGCFKTIYTLSIKLALEKNIPYIVTGLSRGQFFETRLTEELFRKEEVDIASIDQTILEARKAYHRADDAIKRLLDVSMFEDDKVFEKVQFLDFYRYTDVSLDEMLTYLDQRLPWVRPTDTGRSTNCLINQVGIYIHKKERGYSNYAFPYSWDVRIGHKTRDASLDEINEEIHEPEVLQILKEIGYYEQADGTADDHYLVAYYVGPTKVKDQELRSYLSERLPAYMLPTQFIQLEAFPLTPNGKIDRDALPSPETIGPARTVQYEAPRNEIEELLASIWSDVLHIEEISIHENFLEMGGNSLAAIRLMARTNEAFELELPLNRVFEWPTIAALAAHIEATIVEMLEGLE, encoded by the coding sequence ATGAAACAAGCTTTTGAATCTAAGGAAACCATAGTCACACCGCTGGACCTAACCCAAAGTCAATTGATGATGTGGGCAGGGCAGGAATTGAGTCCGAATGCGCCCCTTTATAACATGGTTTTGGCTTTTACGCTCCATGGCGCTATTCAGGAAAAGCACTTTCAAGCGGCCTTTCAAGCCTTGGTCGATAGCAGTGATGCGATGCGATTGGTCTTCTTGGTTGAGGATGGACTTCCCAAACAACACATCCTGCCTGCCCTACCCTATGCCATAGAAATATTGGACTGGAGTCAACAAGCGGATGCGCTGTCGGGTTTCAACGAGTGGGCTGAAGTGCGCAGTCAAATGCCATTTGACCTGTCAAAAATCGCTTTTGATACGGTGCTGATTAAATTATCGGAAGAAAAATATATCTGGTACCTCAACCAACACCATCTGGTTACTGATGCATGGACGGTATCCGTACTGTATGAAAAAATGGCGGTATGGTATCAAATGGCCATTGAAGGACGCTTAAACGAGGCGACACCCTTGCCTGCCTTTCAGCATTACATCGCCTATGAACAGGCCACCCGACACAGTCCTAAACAGACGGCGATTACCCAATATTGGGAAGAAAAGGTTAAGCAATTGCCACCACCGCCTCGATTGTATGCTTATAATGGAGCCGACTCAACCAGTCGTTCTCAACGTATCTCGGTCAATTTAGGCATCGAGCGCTCCAACCAACTTCGGGCCTTGGCCCAGGAGCCAGATGTGCGCTCCTGGACGACCCACCTTTCGCTTTTCAATATTTTTGCGACCACTGTTTTTGCTTTTCTGTACCGGATCAGTGGACAGCAGCAATTGGCCCTGGGAACACCAGCACACAACAGACCTACGCCTGCATTCAAAGCCACGCCCGGGGTCTTCATCGAAATTTTTCCGATGTGTACGGCTATAACTGAGGAGGAGAGTTTTGGCAGCCTGTTACAAAAAGTGCGAACCGAAGCTAATAGCTTCTTCCGTTATGCACAGCCCGGCGCCGCCAGACCTGAATTAAGCCGCGGCTTTAATACCATCCTCAATTATATTCATGCTGCTTTTTCAGATTTTAATGGTATCCCAATGCAATCGGAATGGATTCATCCGCAGCATTGCGATCCAAGGCACCATTTGCGCATTCAAGTGCATGATATGGATGCGTCGGGGAGTATTCAGCTCCATTTTGATTTAAACTACGAGGTCTTTGACGAAGCTATTCGGCAACTGGCACCCGCCCATTTTATTCGCTTGCTGGATGCCTTTATAGCCGATCGTAGCCAGGCCATCATGCAACCCTCGCTGCTCTCTACTAGTGAATTTGAGCAATTGGTGACGGGCTTTAATAGCGCTAATGGCACTCCTGTTGAGACGACCTCCGTTGTTTCCTTATTTGAAAAACAGGTCGAAAAAACACCGTCCGCCGTTGCCATTCAATATGAGGATCAAATCCTTAGTTATCAAGCGCTCAATGAAAAAGCTAATCAATTGGCTCATTATTTAAAAGAGCAAGGGATTGGTTCGGGCAAAAGGGTAGCCTTGTATTTAAAAAGGTCTCCGGAGCTATTAATCAGCATTTTAGGGGTGCTGAAATCTGGTGCGACCTATATCCCTATCGCCACCGAATACCCCAAGGAGCGGGTATCGTTTATGCTCCAGGATGCCGAAGCAGCTTTACTCATTACCCATGAAAAGGCGACATTGGCACTGGACGAAGCGCAGATCCCATTCCTGGATTTGACCAGGCAGGCGGAACTTATCGCCACCCAAAACCAACACAATTTAGCGTTAGTCATTGACGGGGAGAGCCCGGCCTATATCATGTACACCTCCGGCTCGACAGGCCGCCCAAAAGGTGTGGTGATTTCCCATCGTTCGCTTGGGCATTATATTCATTGGGCCAGTCAGGAATATGTGCGTTCGCCACAGCCTGCCATGGCCCTATTTACGTCCATTGGATTTGACTTAACCGTTACGTCGCTTTTCCTGCCACTCACGGTTGGAGGACGCAGCGTTATTTATGAAGAAGATTCGAATGGCCCGGATTTTGCCATTTTTAAGGTATTAGAAGCGGATCAGGTAGACATTATTAAGTTAACGCCCTCTCATTTAGCCCTTTTAAAGGATCGCCAATTCCCTACTTCCCGCATCAAAACAATGATTGTAGGGGGAGAAGACTTCAAGTCTGAGCTAGCCTTAGCTATCCAGCGGAGTTTTGGCGGCCAATTGCACATTTATAATGAATATGGCCCAACGGAGGCAACGGTTGGTTGTATTATCCATCTGTTTACCCCACATAAAGACCTTCAAATATCCGTTCCTATCGGGAAACCGGCACCTGATATTCAAGTTTACCTATTAGATCCTGTGGGTAATCCGGTCCCACAGGGCGTCGTTGGCGAACTCTTCGTAGCAGGCAAAGGCCTGGCGCTTGGCTATTGGAACCAAGCGCAATTTACGCAGGAGCGTTTTGTCGATAATCCCTTCGTTCCGAACACGCGCATGTACCGCACCGGCGACCTGGCGCGCCTTAACCGCAAGCAGCAACTGGAGTACTTGGGCCGTAGCGACCAACAGGTCAAGTTACACGGGCGGCGCATTGAACTAGGCGAGATTGAAAGTGTGCTAAGTCAACACCCCGACATCCAGGATAGTGTAGTACTGGTGCGAAAAAGACGAGGACCTGTTCCGCCAGAAGAGGTTTGCAACTGTGTAAAATGCGGTTTGCCTTCCAACTACCCCAATGTTGTCTTTGATGAGGCCGGGATCTGCCAACTGTGCCATTCTTTTGAAGGCTACCAGCAGAAAATACAGCGTTATTTCAAAACGACAAATGAGCTGCAGACCCTTTTTGCCAAACTTCGATTGACACATAAAGGGGAATATGATTGCCTGATGTTATTGAGTGGCGGGAAAGACAGTACCTATGCCTTGGCGCAGTTGGTGGAAATGGGTTTAAAAGTGCTCACCTTTACCCTCGACAATGGCTATATTTCTGATCAGGCCAAGGCCAATATCCGGCGGGTCGTGAATGCACTTGGCGTAGATCATGTGTTTGGCCAAACGCCGGCCATGAATGCCATCTTTGTCGACAGCCTGCAAAGGTATTGCAACGTTTGTGATGGCTGTTTTAAGACCATTTATACCCTGAGTATTAAACTTGCTTTAGAAAAAAACATTCCTTATATCGTTACCGGACTTTCGCGGGGGCAGTTTTTCGAGACCCGTTTGACCGAAGAATTATTTCGAAAAGAGGAGGTCGATATTGCCAGTATTGATCAGACGATCTTGGAGGCGCGCAAGGCTTATCATCGCGCGGATGACGCCATTAAAAGACTATTGGATGTCTCTATGTTCGAAGATGATAAAGTGTTCGAAAAAGTCCAGTTTCTCGACTTTTACCGTTACACTGATGTAAGTCTGGATGAAATGCTCACCTACCTGGACCAGCGACTGCCCTGGGTGAGGCCAACGGACACGGGGCGCTCCACCAATTGCCTGATCAACCAGGTAGGCATCTATATTCATAAAAAAGAACGGGGCTACAGCAATTACGCTTTCCCCTACAGCTGGGATGTCAGGATTGGCCACAAAACCCGCGATGCCTCGCTGGATGAGATCAACGAAGAAATACACGAACCCGAAGTCCTTCAAATTCTAAAGGAGATTGGCTATTACGAACAGGCAGATGGAACGGCGGATGATCATTACCTCGTCGCCTATTATGTGGGCCCAACAAAGGTAAAAGACCAGGAACTTCGAAGTTATTTGTCGGAAAGATTACCTGCCTATATGCTGCCCACCCAATTTATCCAACTGGAAGCCTTTCCGCTGACGCCAAATGGCAAAATAGACCGAGATGCCTTGCCTTCTCCCGAGACCATTGGGCCAGCAAGGACGGTCCAATATGAGGCACCACGCAATGAAATAGAGGAATTGCTAGCCAGTATTTGGTCGGATGTACTTCATATCGAGGAGATTAGTATCCATGAAAACTTCCTGGAAATGGGTGGTAATTCCTTGGCTGCGATCCGCCTTATGGCGCGCACCAATGAGGCTTTTGAGTTGGAATTGCCCCTGAATCGGGTTTTTGAATGGCCAACAATCGCGGCCTTGGCAGCGCATATTGAGGCGACGATTGTGGAGATGTTGGAAGGGTTGGAGTGA
- a CDS encoding type II toxin-antitoxin system PemK/MazF family toxin, whose product MKCEQYEIWLADLNPRFGTETGKTRPILVVQSDLLNKAHPSTIICPITTNVKKGVQILRVNIDKNTCGLKKDSSIMIDQVRSIDNKRLIKKLGDLPNKLKNKVAENLKIVMDL is encoded by the coding sequence ATGAAATGTGAGCAATATGAAATTTGGTTAGCCGATTTAAATCCAAGATTTGGAACTGAAACTGGCAAAACAAGACCAATATTGGTCGTCCAAAGTGATTTGCTAAATAAAGCTCACCCGTCGACAATAATTTGTCCCATAACGACTAATGTAAAAAAAGGCGTTCAAATATTAAGGGTAAATATTGATAAAAACACTTGCGGTTTAAAGAAAGATAGTTCAATTATGATAGACCAAGTAAGGTCAATTGACAATAAAAGGCTTATAAAAAAGCTAGGCGATCTACCCAATAAATTAAAAAACAAGGTGGCCGAAAATCTGAAAATAGTAATGGATTTGTAA
- a CDS encoding DUF1801 domain-containing protein encodes MKKDCQNIAEYISQFPESIQVLLRQIYDTIKEVAPVAEESISYGMPAFKLKGKPLVYFAAFKHHIGFYATPTGHAAFAEELSVYKQGKGSVQFPLNQPMPLDLIARITRFRMEGK; translated from the coding sequence ATGAAAAAAGACTGTCAAAACATAGCCGAATATATCAGCCAATTCCCTGAATCTATTCAAGTTCTTTTGAGACAAATTTATGACACGATCAAGGAAGTGGCACCAGTGGCAGAAGAAAGCATCAGCTATGGGATGCCCGCCTTTAAGCTGAAGGGCAAACCGCTGGTTTATTTTGCTGCTTTTAAACATCATATTGGCTTTTATGCCACCCCGACAGGGCATGCCGCCTTTGCCGAAGAACTTTCTGTTTACAAACAAGGAAAAGGCTCTGTTCAGTTTCCCTTAAATCAACCGATGCCCTTAGACTTAATTGCCAGGATAACCAGGTTTAGGATGGAAGGGAAATAG
- a CDS encoding TIM barrel protein, whose product MIKTITTFAIVFCTLQLAAQEIGIIMGTARYLLQDDIEEGLIKLKELGIKYIEGAGTRRLPRAEYKALLDKHGFDVVASGVNFDKLEHADSIKTIIENLKYFGAEYAVCYWIPHKGDDFTFDDMKRGVEVFNKAGKQFAEAGISLLYHAHGYEFRPYPGPGTMYDYLMENTDPRYVNIEMDVFWMRNPGQNPAALLRKYPGRFPITHLKDRMKGSIDNQNGRQDKERNVVLGTGDVNIAEVMKAAKEVGVKYHFIEDESSRASTQLPMHLAYLRSLEYEVQAIALSVENLHQAMIAADSLKLHNLTTAELTYGHSNGLIEDKTAYIRNLLDGKSDFVKIDFPNPDITVKGDVAWVRGTMQAELLTNGNTNALVLKTLYVFTKEDNNWRLLARQAVR is encoded by the coding sequence ATGATAAAAACCATCACCACTTTCGCCATTGTCTTTTGCACCCTGCAGCTGGCAGCCCAAGAGATAGGCATTATTATGGGTACTGCCAGGTACCTTTTACAAGATGATATTGAGGAAGGATTAATCAAACTCAAGGAACTGGGCATCAAGTATATAGAAGGCGCAGGTACCAGGAGATTGCCAAGAGCTGAATACAAAGCCTTACTCGATAAACATGGTTTTGACGTGGTAGCGAGTGGCGTTAATTTTGACAAACTCGAACATGCTGATAGTATTAAAACCATTATAGAAAACCTGAAATACTTTGGTGCGGAGTATGCGGTATGCTATTGGATACCTCACAAAGGCGACGATTTCACCTTCGACGATATGAAGAGAGGCGTTGAGGTTTTCAATAAAGCAGGAAAACAGTTTGCCGAGGCAGGTATTTCCCTTTTATACCATGCCCACGGCTATGAATTTAGACCCTATCCAGGGCCAGGTACTATGTATGATTACCTCATGGAAAATACGGATCCTCGATATGTCAATATTGAGATGGACGTATTTTGGATGAGGAATCCGGGACAAAACCCCGCCGCCCTTTTGAGGAAGTACCCCGGAAGATTTCCCATTACCCACCTGAAGGATAGAATGAAAGGGTCGATCGATAATCAAAATGGTAGACAAGATAAAGAACGCAATGTAGTACTGGGAACAGGGGATGTGAATATTGCAGAAGTCATGAAAGCGGCCAAGGAAGTGGGGGTAAAATACCATTTTATTGAAGACGAGTCTTCCCGAGCAAGCACCCAATTGCCCATGCATCTGGCCTATTTAAGATCACTGGAATATGAAGTGCAAGCCATCGCCTTATCAGTCGAAAATTTGCACCAGGCGATGATTGCTGCTGACTCCCTAAAGTTACATAACCTGACCACAGCGGAACTTACTTATGGGCATTCCAATGGCCTCATTGAAGACAAAACGGCCTATATACGCAACCTTTTAGATGGCAAATCTGATTTTGTCAAGATTGATTTTCCCAATCCGGATATTACCGTAAAAGGGGATGTGGCCTGGGTCAGAGGTACCATGCAAGCGGAGCTATTGACCAATGGAAATACCAATGCACTTGTGCTCAAAACGTTGTATGTTTTCACTAAAGAAGATAATAATTGGAGGCTTTTGGCTAGGCAAGCTGTGAGGTAG